A single Magnetovibrio sp. PR-2 DNA region contains:
- a CDS encoding D-alanyl-D-alanine carboxypeptidase family protein, which yields MKFTHFSTISAVFALFVSTNAFAIDTPASHVYLVDTTTDAVLMDKQGSVPMAPASMSKLMTLYMVFERLQDGRLSLDDKFYVSENAWRKGGAKTGGSTMFLEPSMRVRVEDLIRGIIVQSGNDACIVVAEALGGSEEAFAQEMTDKARELGMMESTFKNSTGWPNPEHRVSSRDLAKLAKITVEQFPEFYHYYSETSFVYNGIKQNNRNPLIYKEMGADGLKTGHTEESGYGLTASAERKGRRLVLVVNGLASKKMRSSESERLLEWGFREFGNYELFRAGDMVTDANVWLGQKGSVPLVIKEDLTLTLPKKARRKMKVSAKFEGPVPAPVQQGQQLGVLTITAPETETIEIPLLAGEGVGRLGVMGRLGAALDYILWGSSH from the coding sequence ATGAAATTTACGCATTTCTCGACCATTTCCGCCGTTTTTGCCCTGTTTGTGAGCACGAACGCCTTCGCCATCGACACTCCGGCCAGCCATGTCTATCTGGTCGACACCACAACGGATGCGGTGTTAATGGACAAGCAAGGCAGCGTGCCCATGGCACCTGCGTCCATGAGCAAGCTCATGACGCTCTATATGGTGTTCGAACGCCTGCAAGACGGGCGCTTGTCACTGGATGATAAATTCTATGTCTCGGAGAACGCTTGGCGCAAAGGTGGGGCGAAGACCGGTGGGTCCACCATGTTTTTGGAACCCAGCATGCGTGTGCGCGTTGAGGACCTGATCCGCGGCATCATTGTGCAATCGGGTAACGATGCTTGCATCGTCGTGGCCGAGGCCTTGGGCGGCAGCGAAGAAGCCTTTGCCCAGGAAATGACCGATAAAGCCCGCGAACTGGGCATGATGGAGTCCACATTTAAGAACTCCACCGGGTGGCCGAACCCCGAACATCGGGTCTCTTCGCGCGATTTGGCAAAACTCGCCAAGATCACAGTCGAACAATTCCCGGAGTTTTACCACTACTATTCCGAAACCAGCTTTGTCTATAACGGCATCAAGCAAAACAACCGCAATCCCTTGATCTACAAGGAAATGGGGGCGGACGGTTTGAAAACCGGGCACACCGAAGAAAGCGGATACGGCTTAACGGCGTCGGCAGAGCGCAAAGGCCGCCGCCTTGTATTGGTGGTCAATGGTTTGGCTTCAAAAAAAATGCGCTCGTCTGAATCCGAACGTTTGTTGGAATGGGGCTTTCGCGAATTTGGCAACTACGAATTGTTCCGCGCGGGCGATATGGTCACCGACGCCAATGTCTGGCTGGGGCAAAAGGGCTCGGTCCCGCTGGTGATCAAAGAAGACCTGACGCTCACACTGCCCAAAAAGGCGCGGCGCAAAATGAAGGTCTCTGCCAAGTTTGAAGGCCCTGTGCCTGCACCGGTCCAACAAGGCCAACAGCTGGGCGTGTTGACCATCACCGCACCAGAGACCGAGACTATTGAAATCCCCCTTTTGGCAGGCGAAGGTGTCGGTCGTTTGGGTGTGATGGGGCGCTTAGGCGCGGCTTTGGATTACATCTTGTGGGGAAGCTCCCACTAA
- the tmk gene encoding dTMP kinase, with product MSAAQKGRFITLEGGEGAGKSTQIRLLQDALENAGRTVICTREPGGSPGGEAIRELLVKGDADWEPLTEALLNYAARHEHLEKVILPTLADGTWVLCDRFADSTMAYQGYGYGMNREVIRRLHRLVVDEVTPDLTLIFDMPVDEGLKRAVARGDGEDRYERMGKDFHERLREGFLEIAKKDPARCAVIDATGDIGAVAMAVHDAVMSKLRIDL from the coding sequence ATGTCGGCTGCGCAAAAAGGGCGCTTTATCACCCTGGAAGGGGGCGAGGGGGCCGGAAAATCCACCCAAATTCGCCTGTTGCAGGATGCCCTCGAAAACGCAGGCCGTACGGTCATTTGCACGCGCGAACCCGGCGGGTCGCCCGGCGGTGAAGCCATTCGCGAATTGCTGGTCAAAGGCGATGCCGACTGGGAACCTTTGACCGAAGCCCTGTTGAATTATGCTGCGCGCCACGAGCACCTGGAAAAGGTCATTTTGCCCACTTTGGCCGACGGGACATGGGTTCTGTGCGACCGTTTTGCGGACTCGACCATGGCGTACCAAGGTTATGGCTACGGTATGAACCGGGAAGTCATCCGCCGCTTGCACCGCTTGGTCGTGGATGAGGTGACACCGGACCTGACCTTGATTTTTGACATGCCCGTGGACGAAGGCCTGAAACGCGCCGTCGCACGCGGGGACGGCGAAGACCGTTATGAACGCATGGGCAAGGACTTTCACGAACGACTGCGTGAAGGTTTCTTGGAAATCGCCAAAAAGGACCCGGCGCGCTGTGCCGTCATTGACGCGACCGGAGACATCGGCGCTGTCGCAATGGCCGTGCATGACGCTGTCATGTCCAAGTTGAGGATCGATTTATAA
- a CDS encoding DNA polymerase III subunit delta': MFEDDAFDPEGAPLPIQNTELRGHEEAEQTLLDSFNSGRMHHAWLLTGPKGIGKATLAHRFARFVLKNGGKDEGPGLFGDALPAEDPTSLNVPADDPIFQRIVAGGHADMLVIERRFDEKKGKYKTVIDVDSVREVGGFLRLTPAEGGYRVVVIDSADEMNANSANAVLKVLEEPPANAMLILVSHNPGRLLPTIRSRCRRLKLRPLSNDLVSDLVKTYAPDVLPEDRAHLAKLSDGSIGRALGLVEEGGLELYQDLLNLLHTLPNLDVQALHAFADRVARAGAEDAFATVTGLLRWWMERMILTAAGKAPATSNENDDEALFMAGLAAQAPLDHWFVVWEKINYLVARADSLNLDRKQIILDAFLGLENTLRRG, encoded by the coding sequence ATGTTCGAAGACGATGCATTCGATCCAGAAGGCGCCCCGCTGCCCATCCAAAACACGGAACTTCGCGGCCATGAAGAGGCCGAACAAACTCTGCTCGACAGTTTCAATTCGGGCCGCATGCATCATGCCTGGCTGTTAACGGGCCCCAAAGGGATCGGCAAAGCCACCCTGGCGCATCGGTTTGCCCGCTTTGTGCTGAAAAACGGCGGCAAGGATGAAGGCCCCGGCCTGTTTGGCGATGCTTTGCCAGCAGAAGACCCAACCAGCCTGAATGTGCCTGCCGACGATCCGATCTTTCAGCGGATCGTCGCGGGCGGTCACGCGGATATGTTGGTGATTGAGCGCCGCTTTGACGAAAAAAAGGGCAAGTATAAGACCGTCATTGATGTCGACAGCGTGCGCGAAGTGGGTGGCTTTCTGCGCCTAACCCCGGCAGAAGGCGGATACCGCGTAGTGGTCATCGACAGCGCGGACGAAATGAACGCGAACTCGGCCAACGCTGTGCTGAAAGTCTTGGAAGAGCCACCGGCAAACGCAATGCTGATCTTGGTCAGCCACAATCCCGGCCGCTTGCTGCCAACCATCCGGTCACGCTGTCGTCGCCTGAAATTACGCCCGCTCAGCAATGATTTGGTGTCCGATTTGGTCAAAACCTATGCCCCCGACGTTTTGCCCGAAGACCGGGCCCACTTAGCCAAGTTAAGCGACGGGTCCATCGGACGTGCTTTGGGGTTGGTGGAAGAGGGGGGCTTAGAGCTTTATCAAGATCTCTTGAACCTGCTTCACACCCTGCCCAACTTAGACGTCCAAGCGTTGCATGCTTTTGCCGACCGCGTCGCGCGCGCAGGGGCGGAAGACGCGTTCGCCACCGTCACCGGGCTTTTGCGCTGGTGGATGGAGCGCATGATCTTAACCGCTGCCGGAAAAGCGCCCGCGACATCGAATGAAAACGACGACGAAGCCCTGTTCATGGCGGGTTTGGCGGCACAAGCGCCCCTTGATCATTGGTTCGTCGTGTGGGAAAAGATCAACTATCTGGTGGCGCGGGCCGACAGCCTTAACCTGGACCGCAAGCAAATTATCCTAGATGCCTTCTTAGGCCTCGAAAACACGCTCAGGCGCGGCTAA